The following proteins are co-located in the Pyrobaculum calidifontis JCM 11548 genome:
- a CDS encoding thiolase family protein — MGIVIAGFVRTPIGKFGGALKDVKTPHLAAFVIKKLLERTGLSGKEVDEVVFGSTLQGGMGQNLARYAALLAGLPVEVSAYTVNRVCSSGMQAIIEAYREIAVGDASVVIAGGAESMSTPPICLPDDARWGLRHFIGRRAELRDLMVYDGLTDPSNGLLMGEEAELVAREHKITREELDWVAYESHMRAWRATENRWFEEMEPIDGELGGVRVKLDRDEGIRPDTTLEKLAKLKPAFRPDGVLTAGNSSQLSDGAAALLLTTEEKAKELSLRPVARILGYSWHMVEPWRFVEAPLYAVQKLLKKLGMGINDFDYFENNEAFAVNNVLFHRFLDVPYDKLNVFGGAIALGHPLGASGARIVTTLISVLRRMGGRRGIAALCHGTGGGTALAIELV; from the coding sequence CTTTGTCATAAAGAAGTTGCTGGAAAGGACGGGGCTCTCGGGAAAGGAGGTGGACGAAGTGGTGTTTGGCTCCACCCTCCAGGGGGGCATGGGTCAAAACTTGGCGAGGTACGCCGCTCTGTTGGCTGGCCTGCCGGTGGAGGTGAGCGCATATACGGTGAACAGGGTCTGTTCTTCGGGGATGCAGGCCATTATAGAGGCATATAGGGAAATCGCGGTGGGGGACGCCTCGGTCGTAATCGCGGGCGGCGCCGAGTCTATGTCTACGCCGCCTATATGTCTTCCAGACGACGCCCGGTGGGGGCTGAGGCACTTCATCGGGCGGCGGGCCGAGCTCAGAGACTTGATGGTATACGACGGTCTGACGGACCCCTCCAACGGGCTCCTCATGGGCGAGGAGGCCGAGCTAGTGGCTAGGGAGCACAAAATTACGCGGGAGGAGTTGGACTGGGTGGCTTATGAGAGCCACATGAGGGCGTGGCGGGCTACTGAGAACAGGTGGTTTGAAGAAATGGAGCCCATAGACGGCGAGTTAGGCGGAGTGCGCGTCAAGTTAGACAGAGACGAGGGCATTAGGCCGGACACCACGCTTGAAAAATTGGCCAAGCTTAAGCCCGCCTTTAGGCCCGACGGCGTGTTGACCGCGGGGAACTCCAGCCAGCTGTCCGACGGAGCGGCCGCCCTCCTGCTCACCACTGAGGAGAAGGCAAAGGAGCTCAGCCTCAGGCCAGTGGCGCGCATCCTTGGCTACAGCTGGCACATGGTGGAACCCTGGCGATTCGTCGAGGCCCCCCTCTACGCTGTTCAAAAACTGTTGAAGAAGCTGGGCATGGGAATTAACGACTTTGACTACTTTGAAAACAACGAGGCCTTCGCCGTGAACAACGTGCTATTCCACAGATTCCTCGATGTGCCTTACGACAAGCTGAACGTCTTCGGCGGCGCCATTGCCCTCGGCCACCCGCTCGGCGCCTCGGGGGCAAGGATTGTCACCACGCTCATATCGGTGCTTAGGCGCATGGGCGGGAGGAGAGGCATCGCCGCGCTCTGCCACGGCACAGGTGGAGGAACGGCCCTGGCCATTGAGCTTGTCTAA